In Syngnathoides biaculeatus isolate LvHL_M chromosome 5, ASM1980259v1, whole genome shotgun sequence, the following are encoded in one genomic region:
- the LOC133500248 gene encoding glycerol-3-phosphate dehydrogenase 1-like protein, which produces MRCGDNTKAAVIRLGLMEMIAFAKLFSKDDTVSTATFLESCGVADLITTCYGGRNRRVAEAFATTGKSIEELEKIMLNGQKLQGPATSAEVYNILKQKDLVAKFPLFSAVYRICFEGKPVQEMISCLQSHPEHM; this is translated from the exons ATGCGTTGTGGTGACAACACAAAGGCGGCTGTGATACGGCTGGGCCTGATGGAAATGATAGCTTTCGCCAAACTCTTCTCTAAGGATGACACCGTTTCCACAGCAACCTTCCTCGAGAGCTGTGGTGTAGCTGACCTCATCACGACCTGCTACGGTGGCCGAAATCGACGGGTGGCAGAGGCCTTTGCCACGACAGGGAAG AGCATTGAGGAGCTGGAGAAAATTATGTTGAATGGTCAGAAGCTCCAGGGTCCTGCTACATCAGCTGAGGTTTACAACATACTCAAGCAGAAGGATCTGGTGGCCAA GTTTCCTCTTTTTTCAGCAGTTTATCGGATTTGTTTTGAGGGTAAACCAGTCCAGGAGATGATCTCTTGCCTGCAGAGCCACCCAGAGCACATGTGA